The following coding sequences lie in one Niabella agricola genomic window:
- a CDS encoding valine--tRNA ligase: protein MELTKNFEPAAIETRWTGHWKEKGYFNSTPDERPAYTVVIPPPNVTGVLHMGHTLNETVQDILVRRARMSGYNACWVPGSDHASIATEAKVVQMLKEEKGIDKNSLSREEFLKYAFEWKEKYGGIIYNQIERLGCSVDWNRVNFTMDDHYYNAVIKVFVDLYNKGLIYRGARMINWDPAAKTALSDEEVEYREVQSKLYYVQYKLDGQEGYITIATTRPETILGDTAICVNPNDERYQHLKGAYALVPLLNRRIPVIFDEYVDMEFGTGALKITPAHDINDYNLGLKHNLEVIDTLNEDGTLSEAAQLYVGEDRFAVRKKIVVDLEQAGNLVKTEDIVNKNGFSQRSNAVVEPRISTQWFVKMKELAEPALKAVVDGDIKIHPGDRFLATYKYWLENVKDWCISRQLWWGQQIPAWYAPDGTFVVAENKEAAFEKFKIQNSKFKIEELSQDSDVLDTWFSSWLWPSEVFHGITNPGNPDINYYYPTSVLVTGQDIIFFWVARMVMAGLEYEKEIPFKDVYFTGMVRDKLGRKMSKQLGNSPDLLKLIDTYGADAVRFGIMISAPAGNDLLFDESSLEQGRNFNNKIWNALKLVRMWQNNPNGITETAGNERDMAAAWMRNRIEQAKAEMANLFKEFRLSEGLKTLYSLIWDDFCSWYLEWQKPAQGAPTSAAKLQATIAFFEELLQLLHPYMPFITEEIYHLLREQSDDLSIKQYAPTQDTDNNILAQGELLKQTITAIRDARVKNNIKSKEPVKLFVQTAQPDSYTSLASILERQANVEAVAITTEAVDKCINVLVGKDKLFILPATELDTSIQKEQLEKDLAYLQGFLASVEKKLGNERFVQNAKPEVVEIERRKKADAEEKIKAIEESLAAL, encoded by the coding sequence ATGGAATTAACAAAGAATTTTGAGCCAGCAGCTATTGAGACCCGGTGGACGGGGCATTGGAAGGAAAAAGGGTATTTTAACAGTACTCCGGATGAACGCCCGGCGTATACCGTGGTCATCCCGCCCCCCAATGTTACCGGTGTGTTGCATATGGGACATACGCTCAATGAAACCGTGCAGGATATACTGGTGCGCCGCGCCCGCATGAGCGGCTATAATGCCTGCTGGGTGCCCGGCAGCGACCACGCGTCCATTGCCACGGAGGCCAAAGTGGTACAGATGCTGAAGGAGGAAAAAGGCATTGATAAAAACAGCCTCTCCCGCGAAGAATTCCTGAAATACGCGTTTGAATGGAAAGAAAAATACGGTGGTATCATCTATAACCAGATCGAGCGCCTGGGTTGCAGTGTAGACTGGAACCGGGTGAACTTTACCATGGACGACCACTATTACAACGCGGTTATAAAAGTTTTTGTAGACCTTTATAATAAAGGATTGATCTACCGCGGGGCCCGCATGATTAACTGGGACCCGGCGGCCAAAACGGCCCTCAGCGATGAAGAAGTGGAATACCGCGAAGTACAGAGCAAACTGTATTATGTGCAATACAAGCTGGACGGGCAGGAAGGCTATATCACCATTGCCACCACCCGCCCGGAAACCATTTTGGGCGATACTGCCATCTGCGTAAACCCCAATGATGAACGTTACCAGCACCTGAAAGGTGCCTATGCTCTGGTGCCCCTGCTCAACCGCCGTATCCCCGTTATTTTTGATGAATATGTAGATATGGAGTTTGGTACCGGTGCCCTCAAGATTACCCCGGCACATGATATCAACGACTATAACCTGGGATTGAAACATAACCTGGAAGTGATCGATACGCTGAATGAAGATGGCACCCTGAGTGAAGCTGCACAACTGTACGTGGGTGAAGACCGCTTTGCCGTGCGGAAAAAGATCGTGGTGGACCTGGAACAAGCAGGCAACCTGGTTAAGACGGAAGACATCGTTAATAAGAACGGCTTCTCCCAGCGCAGCAATGCCGTGGTAGAGCCCCGTATCTCCACCCAGTGGTTTGTAAAAATGAAAGAGCTGGCCGAGCCTGCTTTAAAAGCGGTAGTAGACGGCGATATTAAAATACATCCCGGCGACCGTTTCCTGGCCACCTATAAATACTGGCTGGAGAATGTAAAGGACTGGTGCATCAGCCGGCAACTTTGGTGGGGACAGCAGATACCGGCCTGGTATGCGCCCGATGGCACTTTTGTGGTGGCAGAAAATAAAGAAGCGGCGTTTGAAAAATTCAAAATTCAAAATTCAAAATTCAAAATTGAGGAGCTGTCGCAAGACAGCGACGTACTGGACACCTGGTTCTCCTCCTGGCTCTGGCCCAGTGAGGTATTCCATGGTATTACCAACCCCGGTAATCCTGATATCAATTACTACTATCCCACTTCTGTATTGGTAACCGGGCAGGATATCATTTTCTTCTGGGTGGCGCGGATGGTAATGGCCGGACTGGAATATGAAAAAGAAATTCCGTTTAAAGACGTTTATTTTACCGGCATGGTACGCGATAAGCTGGGCCGCAAAATGAGCAAGCAGCTGGGCAACTCACCGGATCTGCTGAAACTGATTGATACCTATGGCGCCGACGCGGTACGTTTTGGCATCATGATCTCCGCTCCTGCAGGTAATGATCTGTTGTTTGACGAAAGCTCGCTGGAACAGGGCCGTAATTTTAATAATAAGATCTGGAATGCGCTGAAGCTGGTGCGCATGTGGCAGAACAACCCCAACGGCATTACCGAAACGGCCGGCAACGAGCGGGATATGGCTGCTGCCTGGATGCGCAACCGCATTGAACAGGCAAAAGCAGAAATGGCAAATCTGTTTAAAGAATTCCGCCTCAGCGAAGGGTTGAAAACGTTGTATTCCCTGATCTGGGACGATTTCTGTTCCTGGTACCTGGAATGGCAGAAGCCTGCGCAGGGTGCTCCTACCAGCGCGGCCAAATTACAGGCCACCATTGCATTCTTTGAGGAGCTGCTGCAATTACTACATCCCTATATGCCATTTATAACGGAAGAGATCTATCACCTGCTACGCGAACAAAGCGATGATCTTTCCATAAAGCAATACGCACCCACGCAGGATACGGACAACAATATCCTGGCACAGGGCGAACTGTTGAAACAGACCATCACCGCCATCCGCGATGCACGGGTGAAGAATAATATTAAGAGCAAAGAACCGGTGAAGCTGTTTGTACAAACCGCACAGCCGGATAGCTATACCAGTCTGGCATCCATCCTGGAACGCCAGGCCAATGTAGAAGCGGTGGCCATTACAACAGAAGCGGTTGATAAATGCATCAACGTATTGGTGGGTAAAGACAAACTATTCATTTTGCCTGCTACCGAACTGGATACAAGCATCCAGAAAGAGCAACTGGAAAAAGACCTGGCC
- a CDS encoding DUF4240 domain-containing protein yields MEDKSFGDKKAAEQQARPIGSFDSTQLVKTAEMLDEDLYWSIIDKSLKNTDDQETQEQFLIKEIGKLTPKQMIGFRLRTDQLLYDTYSSEMWCAGYIMNGGCSDDGFEYFRNWVISRGRDTYLKAKQNPDNLITQVHRDAEYYEFEAFWYVALEAFKQKTGKDLYNYIDYDHFKTREGNYPSFKFTWKEEDPESMKKICPRLFEEFEHN; encoded by the coding sequence ATGGAAGACAAATCATTTGGAGACAAAAAAGCGGCTGAACAGCAAGCCCGGCCAATCGGATCTTTTGATTCAACACAATTGGTAAAAACAGCAGAAATGCTGGATGAGGATCTGTACTGGTCCATTATAGACAAATCACTAAAAAACACAGACGATCAGGAGACGCAGGAGCAATTCCTGATAAAAGAGATCGGCAAATTAACACCCAAGCAAATGATTGGCTTTCGTCTGCGGACGGATCAGTTGCTTTATGATACCTATAGTTCGGAAATGTGGTGTGCCGGATATATTATGAACGGGGGATGCTCCGATGACGGGTTCGAGTATTTTAGAAACTGGGTCATTTCCAGAGGGAGGGATACCTATCTTAAAGCGAAACAAAACCCGGATAATCTGATCACGCAGGTTCATCGGGATGCCGAATATTACGAATTTGAAGCCTTTTGGTATGTGGCACTTGAAGCGTTCAAGCAAAAAACCGGGAAGGATTTATACAATTATATCGATTACGACCATTTCAAAACCAGGGAAGGGAATTATCCGAGCTTTAAATTTACATGGAAAGAAGAGGACCCGGAAAGTATGAAGAAGATTTGCCCCCGGCTTTTTGAAGAATTCGAGCATAACTGA
- a CDS encoding RNA 2'-phosphotransferase, with amino-acid sequence MSNEKQLLTVSKFLSLVLRHKPETIGIRLDEHGWTDVDVLIEKAGLYGVSFDKALLNEVVATNSKKRFAFNDSMKKIRASQGHSVAIDLGYHHQKPPEMLYHGTGEQSVPSILSSGLEKRSRQHVHLSSDVETAIKVGQRHGTPVVLKVAAGQMYANDFTFYLSDNGVWLTDHVPAKYLEQ; translated from the coding sequence ATGAGCAATGAAAAACAACTTTTAACGGTTAGCAAATTCTTAAGTCTCGTATTACGGCATAAGCCGGAAACCATTGGCATCCGGTTAGATGAACATGGCTGGACGGATGTAGATGTGTTAATTGAAAAGGCTGGCCTGTATGGTGTATCTTTTGACAAGGCGCTATTAAATGAAGTGGTTGCCACCAATTCCAAAAAACGGTTTGCGTTTAACGATTCAATGAAAAAGATACGGGCAAGCCAGGGACATTCTGTTGCCATTGACCTGGGCTATCATCACCAAAAACCGCCGGAAATGCTGTATCACGGCACGGGTGAGCAATCCGTTCCTTCCATCTTAAGTTCCGGGCTTGAAAAACGCAGCAGGCAACACGTGCACCTGAGCAGTGATGTAGAAACAGCGATCAAAGTAGGACAACGACATGGAACGCCCGTTGTGTTAAAAGTAGCCGCCGGGCAAATGTATGCGAATGACTTTACATTTTATCTTTCAGACAATGGTGTTTGGTTAACGGATCATGTTCCGGCAAAATACCTGGAACAGTAG
- a CDS encoding ABC transporter permease, producing the protein MPKNYFKTAWQNVRSHKAYVTINAIGLAVGIAACLLVFLLIRYETGFDDFHKNKDRIYRIVSATKTPEGMNYSQGSAYPVAEALRLDFPQLEGVARIYARKDKQITVLNDAANAAPPKFKEQVFYAEPAFFDIFNFPLLAGDPKTALSATHTVVLSQAIAEKYFGDWHTAIGKLIKYDNDQVFKVTGILQNAPAHTDFPLQVVFSFKSVTQEDISTDWAAVDGSLNTFVLLPENMPARQFDSDLNAFVKRHTPAEYANQGYQLQPLGSVHFERAFGTFSGKTFSRELITALSLIGFFLLIIACINFINLATAQAVNRSKEVGIRKVLGSSKKQLILQFLSETFLITLASVIIALGVAWLALPLLNQLLQVSVKLRPDLPLMAFLGVLMVSVTFLSGLYPAIVLSGFNPIAVLKNKLSSKTVGGFSMRRVLVVFQFAIAQVLIIGTLIIVKQMDFFQNAAVGFDKEAIITVPMANDTAGRTKADALKIQLQQQAGIKDVSQSAFSPMDQAGWDDDFIFDNATKKAGFKTDFKWADADYFNTYNIRFIAGAPYRPADSINGFVVNEMMTKKLGFKNPEGILGKKISFWDGKIVAPVVGVVKDFNGYSLKEAMKPMVLSSNKMFYRIFNIKIQPQNAKQTLATIEQLWNHTYPDFMYEYQFLDEKIAGFYKQERQISQLYQLFAGIAIFISCLGLYGFVSFMAVQRTKEVGVRKVLGASTGSIIYLFSKEFTLLIGIAFLIAMPIAWYVMHRWLQNYAYRVDIGAGIFLATILIAELIAWLTVGYRAIKAAVINPVKSLRTE; encoded by the coding sequence ATGCCGAAGAACTACTTTAAAACCGCATGGCAAAATGTACGCAGTCATAAAGCTTATGTAACCATTAACGCCATCGGGCTGGCCGTGGGCATTGCCGCCTGCCTGCTTGTTTTTTTACTGATCCGGTATGAAACAGGCTTTGATGATTTTCATAAAAACAAGGATCGTATTTACAGGATCGTATCCGCAACCAAAACCCCGGAGGGGATGAATTATTCGCAGGGCAGTGCCTACCCGGTAGCGGAAGCGCTGCGGCTTGATTTTCCGCAGCTGGAAGGTGTGGCCCGCATCTATGCCCGGAAGGACAAGCAGATCACCGTACTCAACGATGCTGCCAACGCGGCACCCCCAAAATTTAAAGAACAGGTGTTTTATGCTGAGCCGGCGTTCTTCGACATCTTCAACTTTCCCCTGCTTGCGGGCGATCCTAAAACGGCGTTGTCTGCAACCCATACCGTGGTGCTTTCACAGGCCATTGCAGAAAAATATTTTGGCGACTGGCATACGGCCATTGGCAAACTGATTAAATATGATAACGACCAGGTCTTTAAAGTAACCGGCATCCTGCAAAATGCACCCGCCCATACCGATTTTCCGCTGCAGGTGGTTTTTTCGTTTAAGTCCGTTACACAGGAAGATATTTCCACCGACTGGGCGGCCGTGGACGGTTCCTTAAACACTTTTGTGCTGCTCCCGGAAAATATGCCGGCCCGGCAGTTTGACAGCGATCTCAACGCCTTTGTAAAAAGACATACACCGGCTGAGTATGCCAACCAGGGTTACCAGTTACAGCCCCTGGGCAGTGTACATTTTGAGCGGGCGTTTGGCACCTTTAGCGGTAAAACCTTCAGCAGGGAACTGATCACCGCATTGAGTTTGATCGGGTTTTTCCTGCTGATTATTGCCTGCATCAACTTCATCAACCTGGCTACCGCACAAGCCGTAAACCGCTCCAAAGAAGTGGGCATCCGCAAGGTGCTGGGCAGCAGTAAAAAGCAACTGATCCTCCAGTTCCTGAGCGAAACCTTCCTGATCACGCTGGCTTCGGTGATCATTGCCCTGGGCGTTGCGTGGCTGGCATTGCCCTTGCTGAACCAGTTGCTGCAAGTGTCCGTGAAGCTCCGGCCGGATCTTCCGTTAATGGCCTTCCTGGGCGTTCTGATGGTGAGTGTTACCTTTTTATCGGGCCTCTACCCTGCCATTGTTTTATCGGGCTTTAATCCCATTGCAGTGCTTAAAAACAAACTGAGCAGCAAAACGGTGGGCGGGTTTTCGATGCGCCGGGTGCTGGTGGTGTTCCAGTTTGCCATTGCCCAGGTTTTAATCATCGGCACGCTTATTATTGTAAAGCAGATGGACTTTTTTCAAAATGCGGCCGTGGGTTTTGATAAGGAGGCCATCATTACGGTGCCGATGGCCAACGATACGGCAGGTCGCACCAAAGCGGATGCCTTAAAAATCCAACTGCAGCAACAGGCCGGCATCAAGGACGTAAGCCAGAGTGCCTTTAGCCCGATGGACCAGGCCGGCTGGGATGATGATTTTATATTTGACAATGCTACTAAAAAAGCGGGTTTTAAAACCGACTTTAAATGGGCCGATGCCGACTATTTCAACACCTACAATATCCGCTTTATTGCCGGTGCGCCCTACCGCCCGGCCGATTCCATAAACGGGTTTGTAGTGAATGAAATGATGACCAAAAAATTAGGGTTCAAAAATCCCGAAGGCATCCTCGGGAAAAAGATCAGTTTCTGGGATGGAAAGATTGTGGCGCCGGTTGTGGGCGTGGTGAAAGACTTTAACGGCTACTCGCTGAAGGAAGCGATGAAGCCGATGGTGCTGAGCTCCAACAAAATGTTCTACCGCATCTTTAATATAAAAATACAACCCCAAAACGCGAAGCAAACCCTGGCCACCATTGAGCAGCTCTGGAACCATACCTACCCGGATTTTATGTATGAATACCAATTCCTAGATGAAAAGATTGCTGGCTTTTACAAACAGGAACGCCAGATATCCCAGCTCTACCAGCTATTTGCGGGCATTGCGATCTTTATTTCCTGCCTGGGCCTGTATGGCTTTGTATCTTTTATGGCGGTGCAGCGCACCAAGGAAGTGGGCGTCCGCAAGGTATTGGGTGCTTCTACGGGCAGCATTATTTACCTGTTTTCAAAGGAATTTACCCTGCTGATCGGGATCGCTTTTTTGATTGCGATGCCCATTGCCTGGTATGTAATGCACCGGTGGCTGCAAAACTATGCGTACCGGGTGGATATTGGCGCCGGTATATTTTTAGCAACGATCCTGATTGCCGAGCTCATTGCCTGGCTTACGGTGGGCTACCGGGCCATAAAAGCGGCAGTGATTAACCCGGTGAAGAGTTTGAGAACCGAGTAA
- a CDS encoding rhomboid family intramembrane serine protease, translating to MKGLSDKLRIIYKPFLLIGVGFILIYTLLNWLLFIKAAIPLKEDIIEFWLPFGLPWIPILIWLRPRIKLLNFKNDNAGFGYQFLASIVIAIPTIIAQQYLVTATGKLTQLDNIGQIEKFEKTKYYALKNYYIDKDHIAIQNTATVTGKHNENFNMLIYVAMPVLITGSDTLKTENLYWLGKRYFERISNRLSEQEKDDKYKAFAEKAENDFEREDFSKFAYLEVIGNTDDHNEYNNALKKLNPNASENNVFFEAKAGSFASRNGKKLSWVLGSFIIGAIVWLLLLLFPKFNNRRLKQFKSGAPGKDSDLKDVLALMIPKQDFFITPLIIDLNILIYLVMVFSGLGFISFKTEDLIHWGANFRPLTTDGQWWRLLTCTFLHGGLLHILANMYGLLFVGILLEPLLGRWKFLFIYLVTGILGSIASIWWYDATVSVGASGAIFGLYGCFLACLLLKVFPPDFGRTFLTSTLVFVGFNLLMGVTGGIDNAAHIGGLLSGFLLGCILAGSVKRKAVVLVANETNEGKDNAA from the coding sequence ATGAAAGGACTTTCAGACAAACTGCGGATTATTTACAAACCATTTTTACTTATCGGCGTCGGGTTTATTTTAATATATACCCTTTTAAACTGGCTGTTGTTTATAAAAGCAGCTATACCGCTGAAGGAGGATATTATTGAATTCTGGTTACCCTTTGGTCTGCCCTGGATACCCATTTTAATTTGGTTAAGACCAAGGATCAAGCTCCTGAATTTTAAAAATGATAACGCTGGCTTTGGTTATCAGTTCCTTGCTTCAATCGTAATTGCGATTCCAACCATAATTGCACAGCAGTACCTGGTTACAGCAACCGGTAAACTGACGCAACTTGATAATATTGGTCAGATCGAAAAGTTTGAAAAGACCAAGTATTATGCGCTTAAGAATTACTATATCGATAAAGATCATATTGCTATTCAAAATACAGCTACGGTAACGGGGAAGCATAATGAGAATTTTAACATGCTGATCTACGTTGCAATGCCGGTTTTGATAACCGGTTCGGATACTCTAAAAACCGAGAATCTCTATTGGCTTGGGAAAAGGTATTTTGAACGCATTAGTAACCGGCTGAGCGAGCAGGAGAAGGATGATAAATACAAGGCTTTTGCGGAAAAGGCAGAAAATGATTTTGAACGGGAAGACTTTAGTAAGTTTGCTTATTTGGAAGTGATCGGCAATACCGATGATCATAACGAATATAATAACGCTTTAAAGAAATTAAATCCCAATGCTTCAGAAAATAATGTTTTTTTTGAAGCAAAGGCCGGATCTTTTGCGTCCAGGAACGGCAAAAAGCTTTCCTGGGTTTTAGGCTCCTTTATTATTGGAGCAATCGTCTGGTTGCTATTGCTGTTGTTCCCCAAGTTCAATAACCGGCGGTTAAAACAATTTAAAAGCGGCGCCCCAGGTAAAGACAGCGATCTGAAAGATGTACTTGCGTTGATGATTCCGAAACAAGATTTTTTTATAACGCCCCTCATTATTGACCTGAATATCCTGATTTACTTGGTAATGGTTTTTTCCGGGCTTGGATTTATTTCTTTCAAAACTGAGGATTTGATCCATTGGGGAGCTAACTTTAGACCGCTGACAACAGACGGACAGTGGTGGCGGTTACTTACCTGTACTTTTTTGCATGGCGGACTGCTGCATATATTGGCGAATATGTACGGGTTATTGTTTGTCGGAATTTTGTTGGAGCCGCTTTTAGGTCGGTGGAAGTTTTTGTTCATTTATCTGGTAACAGGTATTTTAGGTAGTATAGCCAGCATCTGGTGGTATGATGCTACCGTTAGTGTAGGTGCATCCGGCGCTATTTTTGGACTTTACGGCTGCTTCCTGGCTTGTTTGCTTTTAAAAGTATTTCCGCCTGATTTTGGGAGAACATTTTTGACAAGCACACTGGTATTTGTAGGGTTTAATTTATTGATGGGTGTTACCGGAGGCATTGACAATGCCGCACATATTGGCGGCCTGCTGAGCGGGTTTTTGCTCGGATGCATACTGGCAGGATCTGTAAAGCGTAAAGCAGTGGTCCTCGTTGCGAATGAAACCAATGAGGGTAAAGATAATGCTGCTTAA
- a CDS encoding NIPSNAP family protein — translation MKRRKFLHASLAATAGMATLGSSASAGERPATQKEIYEWREYDMRFGVDRGLLEQYFKTALIPALNKYGVKTVGVFKAWKETEPAKWYVLIPYASIDSYLSVNTKVKADADYIKNSAAYNSIPADKPVYNRFTASLMTAFEGWPVIAVPPGAPRIFELRTYEGYSEDAVRRKVKMFHDGEFDIFKRAKLNPVFFGEVIAGDKLPRITYMLTCNNMEERDKGWGAFVADADWKRLIAAPQYANTVSKIINTFLVPTAYSQV, via the coding sequence ATGAAACGCAGAAAATTCCTCCACGCTTCGCTGGCAGCTACCGCTGGTATGGCAACACTGGGCTCATCCGCATCGGCCGGTGAGCGGCCCGCCACACAAAAAGAAATATACGAATGGCGCGAATATGATATGCGCTTTGGAGTAGACAGAGGTCTGCTGGAGCAATATTTTAAAACAGCGCTGATACCGGCATTGAACAAATACGGTGTTAAAACAGTGGGCGTTTTTAAAGCATGGAAGGAAACGGAGCCGGCTAAATGGTACGTACTGATTCCTTATGCGTCTATCGACAGCTATTTATCTGTTAACACAAAAGTAAAAGCGGACGCGGACTATATTAAAAACAGCGCCGCGTATAACAGCATTCCGGCGGATAAGCCGGTTTACAATCGCTTTACCGCTTCCCTTATGACGGCCTTTGAGGGCTGGCCGGTGATTGCCGTGCCACCGGGTGCGCCCCGCATCTTTGAATTGCGAACCTATGAAGGCTATAGTGAAGACGCGGTGAGAAGAAAGGTAAAGATGTTCCACGACGGGGAGTTTGATATTTTTAAGCGGGCTAAACTGAACCCGGTATTTTTTGGAGAAGTGATTGCGGGCGATAAGCTGCCGCGTATTACCTACATGCTTACCTGTAATAATATGGAGGAGCGCGATAAGGGATGGGGCGCTTTTGTGGCCGACGCGGATTGGAAGCGGTTAATCGCAGCCCCCCAGTATGCAAATACCGTTTCTAAGATCATAAATACTTTTTTGGTACCAACGGCTTACTCGCAGGTGTAA
- a CDS encoding macro domain-containing protein translates to MMEINYIKGDATNPTGSGNKIIVHVCNDMGGWGKGFVMAVSKRWKQPEQQYRQWFKTKDNFKLGEVQFVQVKDELWVANIIGQHKINKDENGNPPIRYEAILLGLEKVGQFAIDKSASVHMPRIGCGLAGGAWDKIEPLINATLTTKNIQITVYDF, encoded by the coding sequence ATGATGGAGATAAATTACATAAAGGGAGACGCTACAAACCCGACAGGCAGCGGAAATAAAATTATTGTTCACGTTTGCAATGATATGGGCGGCTGGGGGAAAGGTTTTGTAATGGCGGTTTCTAAACGATGGAAACAACCTGAGCAACAATATAGGCAATGGTTTAAGACAAAAGACAATTTTAAACTTGGAGAAGTTCAATTTGTACAGGTTAAGGACGAACTTTGGGTTGCTAATATTATTGGGCAACATAAAATTAATAAAGACGAAAACGGAAACCCTCCAATTCGTTATGAGGCTATCCTGTTGGGACTTGAAAAGGTGGGGCAATTTGCTATTGACAAAAGTGCATCGGTTCATATGCCGAGAATTGGTTGCGGACTTGCGGGCGGAGCCTGGGATAAAATAGAGCCTTTAATAAATGCAACATTGACGACGAAAAATATTCAAATAACTGTTTATGACTTTTAA
- a CDS encoding helix-turn-helix domain-containing protein: MKTLRSQWGLTQEELAALIGVTRGLLSMYESGRRQLPTPASIRLAELYLLLQQPSTSKLHSTALQQRQLEQQTKTAKLLNDRAGKAAMEAARAARVLDNMQQRYEQLSQKMLLVQAALPTAVPGSLQKTALLYMESKLMDAMDRCSPARQAWVAYKRAACIAVEQAALKACRLVKGT, encoded by the coding sequence ATGAAAACCCTTAGAAGCCAATGGGGACTTACCCAGGAAGAACTGGCTGCATTGATCGGCGTTACCCGCGGCCTGTTATCGATGTATGAAAGTGGCCGCCGCCAGCTGCCTACCCCGGCCAGCATAAGGCTGGCAGAACTGTACCTGCTGCTGCAACAACCGTCCACAAGCAAGCTGCACTCCACCGCCCTGCAACAACGCCAGCTGGAGCAGCAAACAAAAACAGCAAAGCTGCTGAACGACCGGGCCGGCAAAGCAGCAATGGAAGCAGCCCGCGCTGCCCGCGTGCTGGATAACATGCAGCAACGCTACGAACAGCTGTCCCAAAAGATGCTGCTGGTACAAGCCGCGCTGCCCACCGCCGTACCGGGCTCATTGCAAAAAACGGCGCTGCTTTATATGGAGTCAAAACTAATGGATGCCATGGATCGATGCTCTCCTGCCCGGCAGGCATGGGTAGCCTACAAGCGGGCGGCCTGCATAGCGGTGGAACAGGCGGCGTTGAAGGCCTGCAGGCTTGTAAAGGGAACTTGA
- a CDS encoding multidrug effflux MFS transporter — translation MQTTDINNKRTRVVLIAILGLLTAIGPFSIDMYLPGFPAMAKDLHTSINTIAYSLSSFFIGLCVGQLISGPLLDRYGRKRPLIIGLVLYIAASIGCVLVRTPEGLIALRFIQALGCCVSMVAPRAITRDLFPLEDNAKVLSLLILLLGVSPILAPTFGSYVVAYYKWQDVFIILALIAAATLAAVIFQFKESKAPDTSVSLKPRPILNAFGGVLKNPQFFTYAFAGGVSFAGLFAYLSGSPFLFMEYFGVSKTAYGTIFAVIAAGLIGSSQLNAVLLKKYSSEQLVTASILLQTIIGFVLLAGITTGILGLYGTIVVIFLLFCTLGISSPNTAALSILPFSKEAGSASALLGALQMGLGALAAALTGVFDNKTPTPIAIIIAASGLLALVILLVGQRKVKQMPAAEAEATTEAATAQEEEEICIIA, via the coding sequence ATGCAAACAACTGATATCAATAATAAAAGAACAAGGGTGGTGCTCATTGCCATCCTTGGCTTACTCACCGCTATTGGTCCGTTTTCCATAGATATGTACCTGCCCGGCTTCCCGGCTATGGCAAAGGACCTGCATACCTCCATCAATACCATTGCCTATTCCTTATCCAGTTTCTTTATAGGGTTGTGCGTGGGTCAGCTCATCAGCGGGCCGTTGCTGGATCGTTATGGCAGAAAACGCCCGTTGATCATTGGACTGGTATTATACATTGCCGCCTCCATTGGTTGTGTGCTGGTGCGTACACCGGAGGGGCTCATCGCGTTGCGCTTTATACAGGCATTGGGTTGTTGCGTATCCATGGTAGCGCCCCGCGCCATTACGCGGGACCTGTTTCCGTTGGAGGATAATGCCAAGGTATTGTCCCTGCTCATTTTGTTATTAGGTGTATCCCCCATCCTGGCGCCTACCTTTGGCAGCTATGTGGTAGCCTATTACAAATGGCAGGATGTATTTATCATCCTGGCGCTCATTGCCGCTGCTACGCTGGCCGCAGTCATCTTCCAATTTAAGGAGAGCAAGGCACCGGATACCTCCGTATCCTTAAAGCCGCGGCCCATCCTCAATGCCTTTGGTGGTGTGCTAAAAAACCCGCAGTTCTTTACCTATGCCTTTGCGGGCGGGGTATCCTTTGCGGGATTATTTGCCTACCTATCCGGGTCGCCGTTTTTGTTTATGGAATACTTTGGCGTTTCAAAAACAGCCTATGGTACCATCTTCGCTGTCATTGCAGCCGGGCTTATCGGCAGCAGCCAGTTAAACGCCGTGCTGCTAAAAAAATATTCCAGTGAGCAGCTGGTAACAGCGTCCATCCTCCTGCAAACCATTATCGGGTTTGTACTGCTGGCGGGTATTACCACCGGCATTTTAGGACTGTACGGAACTATCGTCGTTATCTTTCTCCTTTTCTGCACCCTGGGCATCAGTTCTCCCAACACCGCGGCATTGAGCATCCTGCCGTTTAGCAAGGAAGCAGGCAGTGCTTCGGCATTGCTGGGTGCGCTGCAAATGGGCCTGGGTGCGTTGGCCGCTGCACTTACCGGTGTGTTTGACAATAAAACGCCCACCCCGATAGCCATCATTATTGCCGCCAGCGGGTTGCTGGCACTGGTAATATTATTGGTGGGACAAAGAAAGGTGAAGCAAATGCCTGCGGCGGAGGCGGAAGCTACTACAGAAGCGGCAACAGCGCAAGAGGAAGAAGAAATTTGCATTATTGCATAA